From Chryseobacterium sp. H1D6B, a single genomic window includes:
- a CDS encoding polyribonucleotide nucleotidyltransferase — translation MSIPQAFTETITLADGREITIETGKLAKQADGSVVVKMGGTMLLATVVANREANPGVDFLPLTVDYREKFYAGGKIPGNFFRREARPSDQEILTMRLVDRVLRPLFPADFHAEVQVMISLISYDGKSIPDDLAGLAASAAIAITDIPFNGPMSEVRVVRFDGQLSVNPSYEDLKNSELDIMVGATKDSIVMVEGEMKEISEQEMLEAIIFGHAEIKKQIEAQERLAEKVGKSLPKREYSHENHDEDVREKVWKETYDKVYEVARTPSGKDERGEKFKAVREEFLAQYVDNAEELERVTPFVKVYYHDVEKEAMRQMILEDNIRLDGRDPQTIRPIWSEIDYLPGAHGSAVFTRGETQSLTAVTLGSVKDANMVDSVMANYDEKFFLHYNFPPFSTGEARPLRGTSRREVGHGNLAQRALQAVIPAENPYTIRIVSDILESNGSSSMATVCAGTLALMDAGVQITKPVSGIAMGLITDTKSGKFTVLSDILGDEDHLGDMDFKVTGTADGITACQMDIKIQGLSMDIMEKALMQAKDGRLHILNKITETIAAPRPDVKPHAPKMVVLEISKDFIGAVIGPGGKIIQQLQKDTDTVIAIEEVGEIGRIEIAGTDREKINAAIARINEITFVPVVGEVYQGKVVKVMDFGAFVAIAKGTEGLLHISEIEWARLDKVPYKEGDEVEVKFMGFDDRKKMKLSRKVLLPRPARPESKPRPEGQGRPEGDRPAAQAPQGDQNPSTEA, via the coding sequence ATGAGTATACCTCAAGCGTTTACAGAAACGATTACTCTTGCAGACGGCAGAGAGATCACAATTGAAACAGGTAAATTGGCAAAACAGGCTGATGGTTCTGTAGTAGTAAAAATGGGTGGAACAATGCTTTTAGCAACTGTTGTAGCCAATAGAGAAGCTAATCCTGGTGTAGATTTCTTACCGTTAACAGTAGATTACAGAGAAAAGTTTTATGCTGGCGGAAAAATTCCTGGGAATTTTTTCCGTAGAGAAGCAAGACCTTCAGATCAGGAAATTTTAACAATGCGTTTGGTGGACAGAGTATTACGTCCGCTTTTCCCTGCAGATTTTCATGCAGAAGTTCAGGTAATGATTTCCCTAATTTCTTATGACGGAAAATCTATTCCTGATGATTTAGCTGGTTTAGCGGCTTCTGCTGCGATCGCTATTACTGATATTCCTTTCAACGGACCAATGTCTGAAGTAAGAGTAGTAAGATTCGACGGTCAGCTTTCTGTTAATCCAAGTTATGAAGATCTTAAAAATTCAGAACTTGATATTATGGTTGGAGCTACTAAAGATTCAATTGTAATGGTAGAAGGAGAGATGAAAGAGATTTCTGAGCAGGAAATGCTGGAAGCGATCATCTTCGGACACGCTGAAATTAAAAAACAAATCGAAGCTCAGGAAAGACTAGCTGAAAAAGTAGGTAAGTCTTTGCCAAAAAGAGAATATTCTCACGAGAATCACGATGAAGATGTTCGTGAAAAAGTGTGGAAAGAAACTTACGATAAAGTATATGAAGTAGCGAGAACTCCATCGGGTAAAGATGAAAGAGGAGAAAAATTTAAAGCGGTTCGTGAAGAATTTTTAGCTCAATATGTTGATAATGCTGAAGAATTAGAAAGAGTAACACCTTTCGTAAAAGTATATTATCATGATGTAGAGAAAGAAGCAATGCGTCAGATGATCTTAGAAGACAATATCCGTCTAGACGGCCGTGATCCTCAAACGATCCGTCCTATCTGGTCAGAAATTGATTATCTTCCGGGAGCACACGGTTCTGCTGTATTTACAAGAGGAGAAACTCAGTCTTTAACAGCGGTAACTTTAGGATCTGTAAAAGATGCTAACATGGTAGACAGCGTTATGGCAAACTATGACGAAAAATTCTTCCTTCATTATAATTTCCCTCCATTCTCAACGGGTGAAGCAAGACCTTTAAGAGGAACTTCAAGAAGAGAAGTAGGACACGGAAATTTAGCTCAAAGAGCTTTACAGGCAGTTATTCCTGCAGAAAATCCTTACACAATCAGAATTGTTTCTGATATTTTAGAATCTAACGGTTCTTCTTCTATGGCAACAGTTTGTGCTGGAACGTTAGCATTAATGGATGCGGGTGTACAGATCACAAAACCAGTTTCTGGGATTGCAATGGGATTGATTACTGATACAAAATCTGGTAAATTCACTGTTCTTTCTGATATCTTAGGAGATGAAGACCACCTTGGAGATATGGACTTTAAAGTAACAGGAACTGCAGACGGTATCACCGCTTGTCAGATGGATATCAAAATCCAGGGGCTTTCTATGGATATCATGGAAAAAGCTCTAATGCAGGCTAAAGACGGTAGATTACACATCTTAAATAAAATCACTGAAACAATCGCTGCTCCAAGACCAGACGTGAAACCTCACGCTCCGAAAATGGTAGTATTAGAAATTTCTAAAGATTTTATCGGTGCAGTAATCGGACCTGGTGGAAAAATTATTCAGCAGTTACAGAAAGATACAGATACCGTGATCGCTATTGAAGAAGTAGGAGAGATCGGACGTATCGAAATCGCAGGAACAGACAGAGAGAAAATCAATGCTGCGATTGCAAGAATCAACGAGATTACTTTCGTACCTGTAGTAGGTGAAGTATATCAAGGGAAAGTAGTGAAAGTAATGGATTTCGGAGCTTTTGTAGCGATTGCAAAAGGAACTGAAGGCCTTCTTCATATTTCTGAAATTGAATGGGCTCGTCTTGATAAAGTTCCTTATAAAGAAGGTGATGAAGTAGAAGTGAAATTTATGGGCTTTGATGACCGTAAAAAAATGAAACTTTCAAGAAAAGTTCTTTTACCAAGACCTGCAAGACCTGAATCTAAACCAAGACCAGAAGGACAAGGCAGACCAGAAGGTGATAGACCGGCAGCTCAAGCGCCACAAGGAGATCAAAATCCTTCGACTGAAGCTTAA
- a CDS encoding AraC family transcriptional regulator gives MKLQFYTPKNTVLKKYIEGYYFFAEDGTQEPVHYWTFPNNYCIISVNQNADTAFNNNKITIFPSSKKNISANLVFRYISPIEVYYEKLVNEITIYFKPLGLNQFTNDLEKIFLENENREYSPFPDFKEEMARIFSFQEREQQIEELEKYWLSKLVIKDLDLMKMIVSDLEADLKIEEIAAKHHVSRQYISKTFLKTIGKTPSEYRKIYRFRNSIARKKKIKKLTELSYDNLFYDQSHFNKDFKELTAVNPKAFFKNVDIDKENVWLFI, from the coding sequence ATGAAATTACAATTTTATACTCCAAAAAATACTGTTCTAAAAAAGTATATTGAAGGGTATTACTTTTTTGCAGAAGACGGGACTCAAGAGCCCGTGCATTACTGGACCTTTCCGAATAATTACTGCATCATCAGCGTCAACCAAAATGCTGATACTGCCTTTAACAATAATAAAATAACCATTTTCCCTTCATCTAAAAAAAATATTTCCGCAAATTTAGTATTCCGCTATATTTCTCCCATAGAAGTCTATTACGAAAAACTGGTTAATGAAATTACTATTTACTTTAAGCCTCTGGGTCTGAATCAATTTACCAATGATTTAGAAAAAATATTTCTGGAAAATGAAAATAGAGAATACAGTCCCTTTCCCGACTTCAAAGAGGAAATGGCAAGAATTTTCAGCTTTCAGGAAAGAGAGCAGCAGATTGAAGAACTGGAAAAATACTGGCTGTCCAAATTGGTTATCAAAGACCTTGATCTCATGAAAATGATTGTATCAGATCTAGAAGCTGATCTAAAAATTGAAGAAATCGCGGCAAAACACCATGTTTCAAGACAGTATATAAGTAAAACATTCCTGAAAACCATTGGAAAAACGCCTTCTGAATACAGAAAAATATACCGTTTTAGAAACTCAATAGCCCGTAAGAAAAAAATCAAAAAGTTAACTGAATTGTCTTATGATAATTTATTTTACGACCAGTCTCATTTTAATAAAGATTTTAAAGAGTTAACAGCAGTCAATCCGAAAGCATTTTTCAAAAATGTTGATATCGACAAGGAAAACGTCTGGCTTTTTATCTAA
- a CDS encoding RtcB family protein: MEFNGNNLIDLGYIPAKWFKEAIQYINENTLDGDQINDYLEQFKQPDPIPLHETPKDFIINIRAENESENDNVEKVINTMKVLMKTPTLINGAIMPDACPTGPEGHIPVGGVVVAKNAIHPGFHSADICCSVMLTDFGKADPKEVLDTAHAVTHFGYGGRSRGEQMPMSQELMDAFRENDFLNDERLISIARSHMGTQGDGNHFLFVGISKNTGNTMLVTHHGSRAPGAALYDKGMKAANRFRQDISPETLKENAWIPFETEEGKSYWEALQLIRTWTKENHTVIHDAVLNKMEIEKQNRYWNEHNFVFKDGDLFYHAKGATPLDDKFMPDITGPRLIPLNMAEPVLIVQGKTNERNLGFAPHGAGRNFSRTKHKKSLAHRTIEEVFEEETKGLDIRFFSNEIDISELPTAYKSAKNVRAQIEEYGLCEILDEVMPYGCIMAGDVQKNAPWKKKKKYRKA, from the coding sequence ATGGAATTCAACGGAAATAATTTAATCGATTTAGGATACATACCAGCAAAATGGTTTAAAGAAGCCATTCAATATATTAATGAAAATACTTTAGACGGAGATCAAATCAATGATTATCTGGAACAGTTTAAACAGCCTGATCCAATTCCTCTACATGAAACTCCAAAAGATTTTATCATTAATATCAGAGCCGAGAATGAAAGTGAAAATGACAATGTGGAAAAAGTCATCAATACGATGAAGGTCTTAATGAAAACTCCGACTTTAATTAATGGAGCAATTATGCCTGATGCCTGCCCGACTGGTCCTGAAGGCCATATCCCGGTTGGCGGCGTTGTAGTCGCTAAAAATGCGATCCATCCGGGATTCCATAGTGCAGATATCTGCTGTTCTGTGATGCTGACAGATTTTGGAAAAGCTGATCCTAAAGAAGTTTTGGATACCGCACATGCGGTCACGCATTTTGGATACGGAGGAAGATCAAGAGGAGAACAAATGCCCATGTCTCAAGAATTAATGGATGCTTTCAGAGAAAATGACTTTTTAAATGATGAAAGATTAATCAGCATTGCCCGTTCGCATATGGGAACTCAGGGAGACGGAAATCATTTCTTGTTTGTCGGAATTTCCAAGAACACAGGAAATACTATGCTTGTCACCCACCACGGATCGAGAGCTCCAGGAGCAGCGCTGTATGACAAAGGAATGAAAGCTGCTAACCGTTTCAGACAAGATATTTCTCCGGAAACACTGAAAGAAAACGCCTGGATTCCTTTTGAGACAGAAGAAGGAAAATCCTATTGGGAAGCCCTGCAACTGATAAGAACGTGGACCAAGGAGAACCATACAGTGATCCACGATGCTGTTTTGAATAAAATGGAAATTGAAAAACAGAACAGATACTGGAATGAACATAATTTTGTTTTCAAAGACGGAGATCTGTTTTATCATGCAAAAGGCGCTACTCCGCTTGATGATAAATTTATGCCTGATATTACAGGTCCCAGGTTAATTCCATTAAATATGGCAGAACCGGTATTGATTGTTCAGGGGAAAACGAATGAGAGGAATTTAGGATTTGCACCACACGGAGCAGGAAGAAACTTCAGCAGAACAAAGCATAAAAAATCACTGGCGCATCGAACGATTGAAGAAGTTTTTGAGGAAGAAACAAAAGGATTAGATATCCGTTTCTTCTCCAATGAAATTGATATTTCGGAACTTCCGACAGCTTATAAAAGTGCTAAAAATGTAAGAGCGCAGATTGAAGAGTATGGATTATGTGAAATACTGGATGAAGTGATGCCTTATGGATGTATTATGGCGGGTGATGTTCAGAAAAATGCGCCTTGGAAGAAAAAGAAGAAATATAGAAAAGCTTAG
- a CDS encoding HopJ type III effector protein, whose protein sequence is MIVEQLRDSPETIQFKEVIAYIDENYDFTPTKFKNGNTVNEADQNNGSCKVFSFAKLNDLSKQQVLNLFGDFYREDVLKNPEGTDHQNIRNFIEFGWDGITFEGEALKKK, encoded by the coding sequence ATGATAGTAGAACAATTGAGAGATTCTCCCGAAACCATTCAATTCAAAGAAGTTATTGCTTATATTGATGAGAATTATGATTTTACGCCGACGAAATTTAAAAATGGAAATACGGTAAATGAAGCTGATCAAAACAACGGTTCATGTAAAGTATTCAGTTTTGCAAAATTAAATGATTTGTCAAAGCAACAGGTTTTAAATCTTTTCGGAGATTTCTACAGGGAAGATGTATTGAAGAATCCTGAAGGAACAGACCACCAGAATATCAGAAACTTTATAGAATTCGGTTGGGACGGGATTACTTTTGAAGGAGAGGCTTTGAAAAAGAAATAA
- a CDS encoding WYL domain-containing protein, which yields MSSNKNALIRYKTLDKCLKNKYRKYMLEDLIDECSEALFEFEGKESFVSKRTVQLDLQNMRSEKFGYEAPIEVFEKKYYRYSDPEYSIHQISVNGNDLKAMNNAVQILKQFKDFSMFKEMNGVIQKLEDSIHATNQKSIIHLDKNEQLKGLEHIDILYESILNKKALNILYKSFKAKESNTYTVHPQLLKEYNNRWFLICWFKNQMYNLALDRMEEISIDEKTVYIDKDFDSDKYFGEVIGVTVSETKRPQNVIFKLNAKHAPYVKTKPFHHSQEIINEDENGTTFKICVQLNFELERMILGLGEFITVLKPNKLKKRIQASLKEAWQNYQDENFEENT from the coding sequence ATGTCCTCAAACAAAAACGCCCTCATCCGTTACAAAACATTAGATAAATGTCTCAAAAACAAGTACAGGAAATATATGCTGGAAGATCTGATCGATGAATGTTCCGAAGCACTGTTCGAGTTTGAAGGAAAAGAATCTTTTGTCAGTAAGAGAACCGTACAGCTTGATCTGCAGAATATGCGCAGTGAAAAATTCGGGTATGAGGCACCGATTGAAGTATTTGAAAAAAAATATTATCGTTACAGCGATCCTGAATACAGTATTCATCAAATTTCTGTCAATGGAAATGATCTGAAAGCGATGAATAATGCGGTCCAGATTTTAAAACAGTTTAAAGATTTTTCGATGTTTAAAGAAATGAACGGGGTGATCCAGAAATTGGAAGATTCAATTCATGCTACAAATCAGAAATCGATTATTCATCTTGATAAGAATGAACAGTTAAAAGGGCTGGAGCATATTGACATTCTTTATGAAAGTATTTTAAATAAAAAAGCCTTGAACATTTTATATAAAAGTTTCAAAGCTAAAGAATCAAATACTTATACTGTCCATCCGCAGCTTCTGAAAGAATATAATAACCGCTGGTTTCTGATCTGCTGGTTTAAGAATCAAATGTACAATCTTGCATTAGACAGAATGGAAGAGATTTCAATTGATGAAAAGACAGTATATATTGATAAAGATTTCGATTCCGACAAGTATTTTGGGGAGGTTATCGGTGTTACAGTTTCTGAGACGAAGCGGCCGCAAAATGTTATTTTTAAACTTAATGCAAAACATGCTCCTTACGTAAAAACCAAACCTTTTCATCATTCACAGGAAATTATAAATGAAGATGAAAACGGAACAACTTTTAAAATCTGTGTGCAGCTGAATTTTGAATTGGAGAGAATGATTCTTGGGCTTGGAGAATTTATAACAGTTTTGAAACCCAATAAGCTTAAAAAAAGAATTCAGGCAAGTTTAAAAGAAGCCTGGCAAAATTATCAAGATGAAAATTTTGAAGAAAATACTTGA
- a CDS encoding DUF1501 domain-containing protein codes for MLIKRREFLKISSLATASLMVPNFLKSMTLDNALVPSQKILVVLQFTGGNDGLNTIIPVRNDIYFKERNNIAIKNSLSLNDETGINPSLSYFKELFDSGELAVMNNVGYPNPDKSHFRSMDIWQSASKSDEFLETGWLGRFLDEECYRCEHPTQALEVDDMLSLALKGQNNKAFAFKDPKRLYQTSQEKYFKSLYDHHHDDETVSYLYQTLGSTINNADYIFEKSKSKKTEQTYPNSQLGKDFKTVSSLIKSDINTQVYYLSVGSFDTHVNQNERQQKLFSDINEAVQAFVADMKSNGLFNDILLMTFSEFGRRVSQNASNGTDHGTANQMFFISGGLKKKGLLNALPNLQNLNEGDLIYTEDFRKVYATILKNWLHADSSKVLGWKNGVYDFV; via the coding sequence ATGTTAATCAAAAGAAGAGAATTTCTAAAAATAAGTTCATTAGCCACGGCCTCGCTGATGGTTCCCAACTTCCTTAAATCAATGACACTGGACAATGCATTAGTGCCCAGCCAAAAAATTCTTGTCGTTCTTCAGTTTACAGGGGGAAATGATGGTTTGAATACGATAATTCCAGTTAGAAATGACATTTATTTCAAAGAAAGAAACAATATTGCTATCAAAAATTCGCTGTCATTGAATGATGAAACAGGAATCAACCCTTCCCTATCTTATTTTAAAGAACTGTTCGACAGCGGCGAACTTGCCGTTATGAATAATGTAGGTTATCCAAATCCGGATAAATCACACTTCAGAAGCATGGATATCTGGCAGTCAGCAAGCAAAAGCGACGAATTTTTAGAAACAGGCTGGCTCGGACGTTTTCTGGATGAGGAATGTTACCGATGTGAACATCCAACCCAAGCTTTGGAAGTAGACGACATGCTGAGTTTAGCTTTAAAAGGACAGAATAATAAAGCTTTCGCCTTTAAGGATCCGAAAAGATTGTACCAGACGAGCCAGGAGAAATATTTCAAATCACTGTACGACCATCATCATGATGATGAAACGGTTTCCTACCTGTATCAGACATTAGGTTCTACCATCAATAATGCAGATTATATTTTTGAGAAAAGTAAATCGAAAAAAACCGAACAGACCTATCCCAATTCACAGCTGGGGAAAGATTTCAAAACGGTTTCCTCTTTAATAAAATCTGACATCAATACTCAGGTTTATTATCTTTCTGTCGGAAGTTTTGACACCCACGTGAACCAAAACGAAAGACAGCAGAAACTTTTCAGCGATATCAATGAAGCTGTACAGGCGTTTGTCGCAGATATGAAAAGTAACGGACTTTTCAATGATATTCTTTTAATGACTTTCTCCGAGTTTGGGAGACGTGTTTCTCAGAATGCAAGCAACGGAACCGATCATGGAACGGCCAATCAGATGTTTTTCATCAGCGGAGGCTTAAAAAAGAAAGGACTTTTAAATGCTCTTCCGAATTTACAGAACCTCAACGAAGGAGATCTAATCTATACTGAAGATTTTAGAAAAGTATATGCTACCATTCTTAAAAACTGGCTGCATGCAGATTCTTCGAAAGTACTGGGGTGGAAAAACGGAGTGTACGATTTTGTATAA
- a CDS encoding DUF1800 domain-containing protein, which yields MAVPSLLYNNHLLWRAGFGAGLSQIEDLKTKDIKALMKDLFREEGFSEINYTAADTETPDYMSSNSPADKKKEMQKVNREQNLELNLNFLDKMINSKEQLREKMAFFWHGHFATRIINPAFNKQLLNLIRKNALGNFKDLLFEVSQSPAMLNFLNNQQNKKDHPNENFAREVMELFTMGRGNYTEKDIREGARAFTGWGYDKEGNFKERKQLHDEGTKTFLGKTGNFTGTDALNIILEQKATAKFITTKIYKFFVNENIDDAAIEKLSSSFHQSNYDIKKLMTDIFSSSWFYDKKNIGTRIKSPIELMTGMMRMLPMNIQNPENLIVYQKLLGQMLLYPPNVAGWPNGKSWIDSSTLMLRLQIPQIWSGLRPLEYTPRQDDDIDMGMKSKETALNKSFKNPNITIDWSRVEKAFSGKKCEDYLIQNSGTLDMNSVKDFSDNSIKMNVINLMSTPEYQLM from the coding sequence ATGGCAGTTCCTTCATTATTATACAACAACCATCTTCTTTGGCGTGCCGGTTTTGGCGCAGGGCTCTCTCAAATTGAAGATTTAAAAACCAAAGACATTAAAGCTTTAATGAAAGACTTATTCAGGGAAGAGGGATTTTCTGAAATAAATTATACCGCTGCTGATACAGAAACCCCGGATTATATGAGCAGTAATTCTCCTGCCGATAAGAAAAAAGAGATGCAGAAGGTCAACAGAGAACAGAATCTCGAGCTTAATCTCAATTTTCTAGATAAAATGATCAACAGCAAAGAGCAGCTGAGAGAAAAGATGGCTTTTTTCTGGCACGGACATTTCGCAACCAGAATTATCAATCCTGCATTCAATAAACAGCTGTTGAATCTGATCAGGAAAAATGCACTCGGAAATTTCAAAGATCTTTTATTTGAAGTAAGCCAGTCTCCTGCCATGCTGAATTTCCTTAACAACCAGCAGAATAAAAAAGACCATCCTAATGAAAATTTTGCCCGTGAGGTGATGGAGCTCTTCACTATGGGAAGAGGGAATTATACCGAAAAAGATATTAGAGAAGGAGCCAGAGCATTTACAGGATGGGGATATGATAAAGAAGGGAATTTTAAAGAGAGAAAACAACTTCATGATGAAGGAACGAAAACATTTCTCGGAAAAACCGGAAATTTCACAGGAACTGATGCCTTAAATATTATTCTTGAACAGAAAGCCACTGCTAAGTTCATTACTACTAAAATCTATAAATTCTTCGTCAATGAAAATATTGACGATGCCGCTATTGAAAAGTTAAGCAGCAGTTTTCATCAATCCAACTATGATATTAAAAAACTAATGACCGATATATTTTCGAGCTCATGGTTTTATGATAAAAAGAATATCGGCACCCGAATAAAGTCTCCAATTGAATTGATGACCGGAATGATGAGAATGCTTCCTATGAATATACAGAATCCCGAAAACCTCATCGTTTATCAAAAATTATTAGGACAGATGCTTCTCTATCCGCCTAATGTAGCCGGATGGCCTAATGGAAAATCCTGGATCGACAGCTCAACACTGATGCTGAGGCTTCAAATTCCACAGATCTGGTCAGGTTTAAGGCCTTTAGAATATACGCCTCGGCAGGATGATGATATCGACATGGGAATGAAATCCAAGGAAACCGCTTTGAACAAAAGTTTTAAAAATCCAAATATCACCATCGACTGGAGCCGGGTGGAAAAGGCTTTCAGCGGCAAAAAATGTGAAGATTATCTTATTCAAAATTCTGGTACGCTGGACATGAATTCTGTAAAGGATTTCTCTGATAACAGCATAAAAATGAATGTAATTAATCTGATGTCTACCCCGGAATATCAGTTAATGTAA
- a CDS encoding glucokinase: protein MNLNPKFPLFLPGVKNNSNENVSIIGANLREDITTVGYFVSGNGGLEIKIQNNYPTKEHSSFSEILKKFIQENHLEDVKRLGMAVPGPVLEGKSNPARLGWNLDVEDFKRDFGFERVDMLNDLESSAYGMALLEDSELDSIYTSGHLERGNVAILAPGNGLGEAGYFFDGQYLRPFATEGGHSEFSPRTNVEVEFYQFLNNIYGIVSWENVLSKTGLFNIYRFLRDVKRHPEPEGLADRLANGNFVQELYKAAVEEDVLICKIALDTFLEFLAREANNLTLKLKATGGLLISGDIAQTIREYINKDKFYEKYKISDKMEDMLKNIPIYLIKTNNTGLNGIALYTAYYQE, encoded by the coding sequence ATGAATTTGAATCCAAAGTTTCCGCTCTTTTTACCAGGAGTAAAAAACAACAGTAATGAAAATGTGTCTATTATTGGAGCAAACCTGCGTGAAGATATTACTACAGTAGGTTATTTTGTTTCCGGTAATGGAGGTCTTGAAATAAAAATACAGAATAACTATCCAACAAAAGAACATTCTTCTTTTTCAGAGATTTTGAAAAAGTTTATTCAGGAAAACCATCTTGAAGATGTAAAACGTTTGGGAATGGCAGTTCCGGGACCTGTTCTTGAAGGAAAAAGTAATCCAGCAAGATTAGGATGGAATTTGGATGTTGAAGATTTTAAAAGAGATTTTGGCTTCGAAAGAGTGGATATGCTGAACGACTTAGAGTCTTCTGCATATGGTATGGCTCTTCTTGAAGACAGCGAATTAGATTCTATCTACACAAGCGGCCATCTTGAAAGAGGAAACGTAGCCATCTTAGCGCCTGGAAACGGGCTGGGTGAAGCTGGGTATTTCTTTGACGGCCAGTATCTAAGACCTTTCGCTACAGAAGGAGGACATTCCGAATTTTCTCCAAGAACGAATGTTGAAGTAGAATTCTATCAGTTTTTAAACAATATCTACGGAATTGTAAGCTGGGAAAATGTTCTTTCTAAAACAGGATTATTCAATATCTACAGATTCTTAAGAGATGTAAAAAGACATCCGGAACCTGAAGGACTGGCTGATCGTTTAGCTAATGGAAATTTTGTTCAGGAGCTGTACAAAGCAGCGGTTGAAGAAGACGTACTGATCTGTAAAATTGCTTTAGATACTTTCTTAGAGTTTTTAGCAAGAGAAGCAAACAACTTAACTTTAAAGCTTAAGGCTACAGGGGGATTATTAATCTCCGGTGATATTGCCCAGACTATAAGAGAATATATCAACAAAGACAAATTCTACGAGAAATATAAAATAAGTGATAAAATGGAGGATATGCTGAAAAATATCCCGATATACCTTATAAAGACCAATAATACTGGGCTGAACGGTATCGCACTCTACACTGCTTACTATCAAGAATAA
- a CDS encoding YceI family protein has protein sequence MKKIFLLAVLAGGLAFGQSKKVVASDVHWWGYKVAKSEASSHDGTVKVKSGNMVMKGNELVGGSFVLDMTSINSTDLSGEYQGKLNGHLKTGDFFEVEKFPTASFKITSVKKNSDKVYSYTVNGDLTVKGKTNPISFPAKIGYSKGVVSLVSNKFSFDRQKFDVAYKSTMQDVFVKDDIDMIVKVTAK, from the coding sequence ATGAAAAAAATATTTTTGTTAGCAGTTTTAGCTGGAGGTTTAGCTTTCGGTCAGTCAAAAAAAGTAGTAGCATCTGATGTTCACTGGTGGGGGTATAAAGTTGCTAAATCTGAGGCAAGTTCTCACGACGGTACTGTAAAAGTGAAGTCTGGTAACATGGTAATGAAAGGAAATGAATTAGTAGGAGGATCATTCGTTTTAGATATGACTTCTATTAACTCAACTGACCTTTCTGGAGAATACCAAGGAAAATTAAACGGACACCTTAAGACTGGAGATTTCTTTGAAGTTGAAAAATTCCCTACAGCATCTTTTAAAATCACTTCTGTAAAGAAAAACAGTGATAAAGTTTACAGCTATACTGTAAATGGAGATTTAACGGTAAAAGGAAAAACAAACCCAATTTCTTTCCCTGCTAAAATTGGATACAGCAAAGGAGTAGTAAGTTTAGTGTCAAATAAATTCTCTTTCGACAGACAGAAATTTGATGTTGCTTACAAATCTACCATGCAGGATGTTTTTGTGAAAGATGATATAGATATGATCGTAAAAGTGACGGCTAAATAA
- a CDS encoding YceI family protein: MKRLLLFAMMCVSVSFVFAQKKGDKVSKVVSSEIRWWGYKVVKTEASSHSGTVKLKSGKFNFDKTVLVDGEFVIDMRSLMAGDVSEEDQVKLTNDLKSSNFFEVKKFPIATFHLTKIIPLANSEYNSTVYGDFTLKGVRKTISFPANVYVTQFTVVIESAKFSLNRRDFKVFYQSSLKDYFIKNEMDIQFRVSTEKLDNENRVPVKK, encoded by the coding sequence ATGAAAAGATTACTATTGTTTGCTATGATGTGTGTAAGCGTATCATTTGTTTTTGCTCAGAAAAAAGGAGATAAGGTTTCAAAAGTGGTTTCATCAGAAATAAGATGGTGGGGATATAAGGTGGTGAAAACTGAAGCTTCTTCCCATTCTGGAACGGTAAAATTGAAAAGCGGAAAATTCAATTTCGATAAAACAGTTTTAGTAGACGGCGAGTTTGTCATTGATATGAGAAGCTTAATGGCTGGAGATGTTTCAGAAGAAGATCAGGTAAAGCTTACTAATGACCTTAAAAGCTCTAACTTTTTCGAAGTTAAAAAATTCCCTATTGCTACATTTCATTTAACTAAAATTATCCCTTTAGCAAACAGTGAATATAATTCTACGGTATATGGTGACTTTACTTTAAAAGGAGTGAGAAAAACAATCTCTTTCCCGGCAAATGTATACGTTACTCAGTTTACTGTAGTAATAGAATCTGCTAAATTCTCATTGAACAGAAGAGATTTTAAAGTATTCTACCAGTCTTCATTAAAAGATTATTTCATCAAAAATGAAATGGACATTCAATTCAGAGTTTCTACTGAGAAACTAGATAATGAAAACAGAGTTCCTGTGAAAAAATAA